AAAAAAGAAGCCGACACTTTTTTAAGTATCGGCTTTCTCAAATCCATTGTCGTAAGGTTCAACTGATGGTAAAAGTGCTGATATTCTACTCCATCACTCCACAACTCACCAATCACTCGTTAACCAATGAACGATTTACCGAAGCAGAAGAAGTTTCTTTGTTTCAAAGAACGTCTCCGTTCTTTCCATGCTTTCTGCACGCAGTTGATAGAAATACACTCCGCTCGAAAGCGATGATGCATCGAACTCAATTTCATACTCGCCTGCATCCATCGCGGCTTGGCTCAATAGCGTAGCGACTTCTTGTCCGAGAAGATTAAACACTTTCAATGTAACCAATCCGAAATCCGAAATTCGGAATCCGAAATTCGTCGTCGGGTTGAACGGATTCGGGTAGTTCTGGTACAATTCAAACGAGGTTGGCTCGAACGACATTTCGGTAAATGAATTCAATGCCTCCATCGAAGCGGCGTATGATTTATCAAGGAAGGGAATTGTCTCCAAACCGATCATGCCGGCAAAACGTAATCCCTGTCCCGTTACGACCGAGTCGCCGTTTATGAAAGCAATCGGGGAGTAGAACGCATCGTTCACTTCGTTAAGCAGTGAACGTAACTCTTCCAGTTCAGCGATTCCTGCTGTCGCGTACGTTCCGCCGGGTAAAGGTACCTCAAGATATTTCGTCAACACAGAATCAACACGATTCGCGATTTGTGTCAATGTCATTCCATCCCATTCACTTCCTTCTGAAACATAGACGAGCGAATCCAATCCTTTCGGGGTAATGCCTAACTTGCTCGAATACAAATTCAGTTTAAAGACTGCAAATGCCTGTGCAAGCGGATTCGTGTATGCTTCCGATGTTGGCCGCAGTTCTCGGATAAACCGTTTCTTTTTGCTTGAACCTTCTTTTCGAACCGTGTCGAACGGTGCGTTGTACGCGATGTTTGTGTGTATCGTTTTGTAAAACTTTCCTACATCCGTACCGCGCCCGAAGCGCATCCAGCCGTACCGCATCGCCGCGCTACCGGTTTGCGGTAATCCGAGATAGACTCCTTTTCTTTTATCGTACCGGTAGACAACTGAATCGCGCCAATTAGCAACATTGGGAAGAACAGCAGGTTTGCCTGCCAACACTTTTATTTTGTTCGCCTTTGCCGCGAGCGCTGTATCGACGCTGAACGTGCGGAACTTTACGGTGTCAGCGCCGCGCCCGCTCAGGAAAACTGTATCGGGAGAAGTTATTGCATCGTGTGTGAAGATGAGCGCCGTATTGGTCAATCCGATGGATGTTGGAGTAAACGTAATCGTGAATACCAGACTTCCCGATGAAGCAATGACACCGCTTGCCGGTTCTACAGTAAATTGTCCATCGTTCGAAATAACAGACGAAATACTCAACTCCGCATCACCGAAATTTGATACGGTGACACTGTCGATTGCTGATTCACTCACTAATAATTTACTGAATGAGAGACTTGAGGGAGAGGCATTGAATCCGGGAGAAACGCCTGTCCCGCTTGCTGTTACTAAATGCTGAGAGCCGGGCGAATTGGAAGCGAAGTATATGCTTGAACTCTGAGCGCCGGTTGAAGTCGGCGTGAATGCAACAATAAACAGTTGTGAAGCGGAAGGCGCGAGTGTCGCAGTCGTTGGTGAAATCAGGAACCTCACATTGCTTGTTGAAACATTAGTAATGTTCAAAGTTGCAGTCCCGGTATTTGTCACCGTCAATGTATCGTACGCTGTATGCCCGACAGTTACGTTGCCGAACGAACTCGTAGAGGAATCAATTGAGAATTGCGGCAACGCTCCGGTCCCATCAACGCGAATCGTATCTTTGACCGATATCGAATTACTGGTAAAAATAATATTCCCGGTTTTCGCTCCGCCTGTGGTCGGATAAAACGTGATGTAAAATTTCTTCGATGATAACGAAGCGATAGAACCATTGAGCGGAGTTACGAGGAATTGATTGTTACTCGAACTTACAGACGTAATAGACATCGTTGATGAGCCGAGATTGGTTACAGTAATACTGTCCCGTTTTGTTGTGTTGACATTCACCAATCCAAACGCCAGCGAATCGGGGGTGGCGGAGAAGACAGGGTCAACCGAGCCGACATTAATCATTATATCGTCAAGATAAAGTGATTGTCCATTGTTATCCTGATGCTCAAACGCGAGGAAGGAGGGACCGGTGTAATCATTCAACGAAACAACAAACTGCTTGTAGGTTGTCGAATAAACATTCGGGTCGCCGAGTGTTGTATCGCCGGAGTAACATGCGTACAATGTATTAGTAAAACTTGTAGAGATACTGTCGGTCTGAGAAAGTTTGATATAGAGTGTGTCGGGTTGTCTATCCTGTATAAATTCGCGTCGTACATAAAAACGCACTTCTTTCGTCCCGACATAACCGAGCGAAAACTTTTTCGAGATGAGCATTTTTCTTCCGGTTAATCCGGCGGTTTGATACCGGTTGAACGCAGCAACGCTTCCGCTTCTCGGAGTTACCGATGTTTTTCTCCATCCCGAATCGCCGAGAACGGTTCGCGCTGTCCAACCTGATGGTGGAAATAATGCGCCGTCGAAGTTTTCATAAATTCCCGGAATGTAATTCACGAAATTTTTCCCGCCGTGCGTTGTTCCGTCCGTGATGGTTAACTGATAATTTCCGCTTACCGGAGTCTTTAATGTCCATCCCGGCTGTTGTTCGACTGTAACAGTGAATTGCCCGTCTTTGATGTTTGCGAAAACATAGTTCCCGCTGGCATCGGTTGTTGCAGTTGCTGTACTGTCGCCGGTGAGATTGATTGTCCAATTGCTCAGTGCAACATCGCCCGCGTCATTTGTTCCGTTATTGTTTGCATCGAAGAAGGCAGTGCCGTAAATGCTACCCGTTCCCGAACCCATCGAGGTTTCCCAAAAACCTCTTCCGTATGTTGCTGCACGGAGTTTGTTCGAAGCAGTATGGAATTCCAATTCGTTCACTACAACATTCGGCAAACCGAGTGAGAAGGGTGACCATGAAGTCCCGCCGTTCGTTGTGCTATAGACGCCCACATCTGTTCCGACAAACATATTATCAGTAGATGTCGGATGAATCACGATGCAATTTGTAGGAATGCTCGGCAATCCGGAAGAGATACTTGTCCATGAACTTCCTCCGTTGGTTGTTTTATAGACTTTCGAACTTCCATAACCGGAGATTGTAACAAACGCAATATCTTTATTATTGGGGTGAACAGCGATATATGTTTTTGATGCGGATGGGAGTCCACTCGTAATATTTGTCCACGAACTTCCACCGTTCGTTGTTCGGTAAATCCATGAATAATCTCCGGCGTAGATGGTGTTCGTATCGGACTTTGCAATAGCTATTGAGGCAAGTGTTCCTCCGCTTAATGCTCCGCTGATAGCGGCCCAGTTGGTTCCGCGATTAGTTGATTTATATACTTTCGTCGTTCCGACATAAATTGATTTCGGGTTGATAGGATTGATAATGTACGGAGTAACCCAACCACCGCTTTCTCCAAGCCCGCCTGAAATATATGAAAAGGAATTACCTCCGTTTGTCGTCCGGTAAATATCTCCGTAGTACAATTCTGCGTAACCGATATTCTCGTCGGAGTAATCAATCAGAGATTCCATTCCATCGCCGCCGAGAATTTGTTCCCACGCGCCGTTTAGCACACGATTTGTTCCGTTATCTTGTGTACCACCGAAAATTCTGTTCACGTTTGTTTGTGAAACGCCGAGACGATAAAATTGTGTGATGGCAAGTCCACTACTGATATCGCTCCATGATGAACCGCTGTTCGTTGATTTGAACACGCCGCCATCGTTGCCGACAAACAATGTTGCATTGTTGGTCGGGTGAAATGTCATCCCGTGTTGGTCTGCATGTATATACGGATACCCTGCGCCGGAATACCAATGTGTAATTTTTGTCCACGAAGTTCCACTCGTTGTTGATTTATACATGTTCACGCCACCAACATACACCACTGCCGCATTTGTCGGGTCAACATCAAGCACTAAATCATACCAGCCCTGTCCGTCGCTTCCTGTTCCGTCCCACGAAAGGATATTCGGCGTGTTTGATTGTAACGACCAACTTGCACCCGCGTTTGTTGTCTTATACAAACCATAAAATCCATCTGTTGCATTCACATACAAAGCATACACTGTTGAAGGAGAAGAAGCCGCAACGGCAATCCCGATTCTTCCGGGAGGACTTGCAGGCAACCCGACGCCGGATAACAGAGAAAAAGTTGCGCCGCCATCTATTGATTTGTAAACACCGGAATTGTTTTTCGTTGCATACCAAACTGTCGGGTCAGTTTTATTCACTTCAAGGTCACGAGAGGTTCCCGATGAAACCAACGACCAGTTCGTACCAGCATTCGTTGTCCTGTAGATTCCACTGTTCGTTGTTGCAAGTAAAATGTTTGAATTGGTTGGATGAGCAACGAGAGCCCGAATTGTTGCTGTTGATGATGTCGAGTAATTCAATCCTGTCGTTGACCATGTAGTTCCACCATCAACCGATTTCAACACACCGATGCTGTACGTATCACCCGCATCCGCATCGCCGGTTGCCATATACATAATGTTCGAATCGTTCGGGTCGAACACGATAGCCGTGACGCCAAGCGAAGCGAGTGCATCAGTGTTTGATGTCCACGTTGTGCCGCCGTTTGTTGATTTCCACAATCCACCGGAGGCAGAACCGGCAAATATCATATTCGTGTTTGACGGATTTACGGCGACGCAATTCACGCGTCCCGCGCCACCGCCGCTCGATGGAACTACCGATGGACCGATAAGTGTCCATCCAGCCGCGTTCACATCTTGTGATGAATATTGAGCACTATACTCCTTCATTCTTTGATAAAGAATATCGGAGGCGGGTAAATCACCGTTTTCGTCAACACGTTGTTGCCAGAACCACTCCCACCGTTTGAACTGTTTCCAGCCTTTTCCTTTTGCTTTGGTATCTTTTCCTTCCCAGTATTGATTGAATGCTTGTTGAAGTGAATAAAGATTCCGTTCGTTCGTTCCCGGTTTTTCTTTCCATGCCTGTGCATGGACAAATGTGAAAACGAGAAAAAGGGTGGCTATAAGGTTGAATAATATTTTACGCTGCATGAAGTACTATAATAATTGACAATGAGATAGTGCTAATCTACAAAAAAGAAATGGAATTAATTGTGACAGTTGTTGTCTCAATTATTCTTTTACCTTGATAGTAAATCAAAAAGAAAAATGAGTGTATCCGGATTGTTGGGCGACAAAAAGAATAGCAACATAACCATCAGTATCCGAAAATTAATTGTAGGGTAGTTCCAAAAACTTCAATAAAATGTTTAACCGCAAAGCACACAAAGAATACGCAAAGTGGCGCAAAGAAAATAGGGTTTTTGGAACTACCCTGTATCCTATGTTTGACACACTATAAAAAAAAGAGACTGTCAATTGATAAGAATATTAATTGACAGTCTCTTTTGTGCTGTAAAAAAAAGATTACTTCTTGCCGACTTTCTCTTCCCGCAGAACCTTCTTCGCAAAGTAAAACACCATGAACGCGACGATAACAAAATCAATCAAAGCGCCGAAAAAAGGACCGAGGAGAAAATGGAATGGACCAATATCAAGCGTGGCGGTTCTCCATGCACCGCCGGGAATAAAGAAGGTCACAAACGGCATCAGGAGTCCGTCAACTGTTGATGTAATTAAGGAGTTCAGTTTGCCACCGATAATAACTGCAATTGCAAGACCGACAACGCCGTACTGTTTTAAAAAATCAATAAATTCTTTGAGCATGTGAATATTCCTTGTGATGAGATGTTAGAAAAATGTGTAACTTAAACCCAGAGCAATCGTTTCTTTGAATTGTGTGCGTGGCGAGACTTTCTTGTCGTTGAGCAGTTGAAGATTGAGGTTCGCACTTATGTATTTACTTACCTTTGCGGTAATAGAATTATCCGCTCGTAAGACAGTTTCATCGAACGATTTCAAGGGGGAGAAGAATTCTATCTTTGAAGTGAAAAGAAGATTCTCTTCTAATTGCCATGAAATATCCGTAACCAATTCAAGTCCACCCTCAATTCGAGTTTTTTCAATCTCGGTTGTTGTTGTCGGATCGTCAGAGTATTGATTGTAATTTGATGTAATAATTTCTCTGAGCGCTACACCAAATCGAGTTTTGAGTTCGGTGATAGGTTGGTAACCAACGCCAAAACTTTGCGTTAGGTAGCCGGGGTCGAAAAATTGAGAGACTAACGAATCACTTCCCATGTTATCGTAGATATACCCGGGAGCGAATTGTGATTTTACCGTTGTCGCGCCATAGGGATTAATAAACGTTCCAAGTTTATACGTAACGATGGATTCGAAATCAATTTTATCTTCTGTTTTTCGAATGCCCTGAGACCCAAGTCTTGTTTGGCCGAACGCTAATTTATAGGTGTTTGCCCAAACAATTTCATCTCCTTCACGGGAAGATTTTCCATCAATAACTATAGTCCACGCGAGAGCGTTTTCCCCGCCTTGAGCCCAATCCGTGAGCGCTACTTGCGTCAAATTCAAACCCGAAACGAGACTGTGTTTCCATTTTGTTGTTTGAACACTATCTGTTTGTGCGACAACGATAGTTGTGAGAAATAAGAAAAAAAATAATGAGATAACCTTCATGCTTTGTTCCTAAAAAAATGTGGTTAGAGTTGAAATAAAAAGGAGAGTGCCTGTGCGGAAGGCACAGGCACTCGAAATGAAAAGTTATTTTGTGCGGAAGAATTCTATGCGGCGATTTTTCTGCCGACCTTCATCCGTTTTGTTGTCTGCTATTGGATTCTTTGAACCGAATCCTTTTGTTGTAATGCGGTTTGCCGAAATTCCTTTGTTGACCAAGTATGCCTTTACAGATTCCGCGCGTTCTTCGGAAAGTTTCATGTTCTTGGTTCTGCTTCCGACATTATCTGTGTGTCCCTGGATTTCAACTTCGAGTTCAGGATTTTCCATGAATGTGTTGTACGCTTTCTCCAGTGCTTTTTCAGACTCAGGGGAAATATCAGCGCTCGCTGTTTGGAAAATTATTCCTTCTAACACGAGGTTTTGTCCTTTTTCAATTTTGATGGTCTCTTTTGGAATATCATCCTTTGCCTCCAACGGATTCGTTCCTCGTCCTACTTCCGTACCGTCGTTCACAGTTCCGTTGTCCGAATCAGCGACGAGCGGATTTGTGTTATGCTTCGATAATTCATCGTTATCTGAAAGTCCGTCAGCATCGCTATCGGCTTTTTTCGGATTTGTTTTATGTTTGTTGAGTTCGTCACCATCATTCAATCCATCCCCATCGGTATCTGCTTTTGTCGGTTCGGTATTGTGTTTTGAAATTTCATCAGCATCGTTTAATCCATCTTCATCCGAATCCGCTTTGTTCGGATTGGTGGAATACTTCTTCGCTTCGTCCGCATCAGATAAAATATCGTTATCCGTATCTGCTTTCTTCGGGTCTGTCTGATAGTTATTGACTTCTTCACCGTCTTTCAAACCATCACCATCGGTGTCGGGATTTCTTTTGTCTGTACCTAATTCTTTTTCCTGGTCGTTCGTTAAACCGTCGCCATCTGCGTCTGCAGAACCGCTTTCAATTGTAGTCATCAAACCGAGGAGAAAGCCAAGGTAGTTATCGTTTTTAGAATCTGTTTCCGTTACATCGAAATTGTCTGTTGAAGTTAAATTATATCCGACGTTCGCATCGAACGCTACGTTATCCGTGATGTAATAAACCAACCCTACACCGAATGGTAAGTTGCCTGCCCACCCATCGGTTTTTCTGTTTTTATCAGCATTGTTCGGAACTTCATCAACTACGTATCGAGTTGTTCCATACCCTGCATATGCATACGGATACCAACGTTCAAAATCAAGCGGGTGAACAAGGAGTCGGGCATCAATCGGCATGAGAAATGTGCTGAATTCACTGCCGGAGATTCTTCCCATCCCGCCGCCAAGTTCAAGATGAAATTGCGGGGATAGTCCGTAGCGGAGGAATGTTCTTCCTTGGAATCGTAACTCCTCCTCAAATTCTGTGGAGCCATAAATTCCACCGTAATCAAGTCCGGCGCTCAATCCCGATTTCTCAATTTGGGCGATGAGTGGAATAGTCGTTAATAAAAAAAATACTGAAAGAAGAGTAAAATATTTAGTCATGTTCAAATTACCTGTGTAATTATATTGTGATTGAAAAGTGAAAATCGCTTAACCAATGAATATTCATCAAAATTAGAAGTTTTCAGTCAATGGTAAACAGGAAAACCTGCGTAATTTACAATTCCGAAACTAAATAAAGAAATAAAAACATCTCTCCCGGCAAATTTTTTTTTGACTGAATTTGAGCTTTGAACATGGCAGGAAAAGATGAATACGATGGTAAGATAACCCTACACAGAGAGCCTTCGGCTGGTACGAAGGCTCTCTATGATTCTCAAGCACCAATCCACACAGTTGGTGCGTGAGTTCCCCAACACTTGACTATCTAAGCGACTTCAGGTAACGCGTAGATTTTTGGTCCCATAATATTGTTGTTCACTGCTTCTGCATCGAATCGATTTAGTTTATGAATAACCTGTGTCACGCGTTCCATACTTGTAAGAATACGTTGAGTTAAATCTTTATAATCATCCGTTCGAAGTGGATGCGATGAGTTAATGATGTCAGAGCAAAGTTTGATGATAGCCAACGGATTATTTAATTCGTGGTCAATCGTGTGAATGATTGTTTGAATTGCATCAAGTCGTTGTGCGCTTATTTCAAGTTCCGAATTTTTTAAACGAAACTCTTTTTTCTGAGAGACCGAAACAATGGTTTTTTCCAACATATACGGTGATAACAAATCCGATTTAGAGATGTAATCATCGGCTCCGGCTTTCAATAAATCAACGGCAATCTTGTATTCCTTGTTTTCAGAAATACAGATGATGCCGGATGTGATTTTTTTTCTGTCTAATTGTTTGAGAAACATTTCACCGTTCATGCCGGGGAGGAAATAATCAAGCAAAATAAAATCAAACGTATGCTCTTCAAGCAGAGCAAGACCTGCTTCAGCCGAAGCGGCAAACATGATTTCGAAATGAAATCGTTCTGAATTTCGAAGTTGAAATTCTAAGAACCGTCGAAACGTTGGTTCATCTTCAACAATAAGGACCGCGTATGATGATATTGGCATGTGTTTACTTTTTATTTTATTAAAAACAGTGCAACATGTAAAATGACAATTTCAATGCCATAGAAAATCGTTGAATATGCTCTGATTTTAATGGCTTGCATTCTGGTTTTGTATCGATATGAGATACCTGCTCAAAGTGAGACTTTTTCTTGTATTTTGTCACAATGTTCTGCATATTCATTTCAAAAAAAAATGAATAAACGATTAGTCTATATTGTTGAAGATGACCCGACTCTTCGTCGTCTTTTAGAAAGAGTTGTGACGGAAAACTGGGGTTTTGAAGCGCAGACGTATCCTGATGGAATCTCTTTCTTGGAGAATCTCCATGAAATGCCGGATATAGTTTTGTTAGATATTATGATGCCAGGAAAAAGCGGGGTTGAAGTTCTCGCCGAAGTGAAGGTACAATATCCTGAACTTCCGATAATTATGATTTCTGCACAGGAGAATGTTGGTGTTGCACTCGAAACATTAAAGCGCGGCGCGAGCGATTACATTTGTAAACCGATTGACATGCCGCGTCTTGAAGCATCTATCAAGAATGCAATTCAGACACACGACCTGACGCGCGAAGTTTCTCGTCTCCGTCAAACAATTGAAAAAGTTTTGCATTTTGATAACATTATTTCCAGCGATGGAAAGATGCAAGATGTTTTCAAATTTGTTCACAAAGTAAAAGACACGACGGTCTCTGTACTCATTCAGGGAGAAAGCGGCACAGGGAAAGAACTTATTGCCAGAGCGATTCACTTCAACGGTAACAGAAAAAATAAACCGTTTGTCGTTGTCAACTGTGCTTCTATTCCGAAAGATTTATTGGAGAGCGAATTGTTCGGTCATGAACGGGGCGCGTTCACCGGTGCAGTAAATAGAAAACTTGGAAAGTTTGAATTAGCAGATAATGGCACTCTTTTCCTCGATGAGATTGGTGAACTGGATATGAGTTTGCAAGCAAAATTATTGCGCGTACTTCAAATGAAAGAATTTGAACGCGTAGGAGGAACGGCTGTCTTGAAATCCGATGTGCGGGTTATTTCTGCAACGAACAAGGATTTGCATGAGGCAGTTCAGCAAAAAGAATTTCGCGAGGATTTATATTTCAGGTTGGCTTCATTCCCGATTTTTTTACCGGCGTTGCGGGAGCGGCGTTCAGACATTCTTGTACTTGCAGAACATTTTCTCAAGCGAGCGGTCAAAGAACATGGAAAAAATGAACTGACATATTCGAGGGATGCCTTGAAACTGATGTATGATTATCCATGGCCCGGAAATGTTCGCGAACTTGAACATGCGATTGAACGTGCGGTTATTTTGGCTGATAATGAACTTATTACTGAAAAGGAATTGCCCATGGCAGTGCAGGCTCTCGCGCAAAGTGAATATCAGCAAACGAGAAGCGGTACGTTATTCGGTGATGGGAAAATGATTGTTCCGTTTGAAAAAATCAAGGAGGAAGCAATTCGTCATGCCTTGAAAATTACCGATGGGAATTTGGTTGAAGCATCCCGAAAATTAAAATTAGGTCGTGCAACACTCTATCGTTTAGTGAAACGATATAATATCGAAGTATGATAAAACAGAGGTCAGGTTGATTGTGTTAGTTTTTCGGTGGAGCGAATCTTCTGAAGTTCGTTGCAAGAGGCATCAAATATTGTAACCAAATCATTCAGGCGGTATTCGATTTTTTCCCATTCATTTGCGCTGAGAAGTTCTTCTATCTCTTTGCAAATTTTTCCGACTTGTACCGCACCTAAGTTTTGACTACTTCCCTTCAACGTGTGAACAGCATGTTTCAGTAACTTTGCATCTCTTCCTTCAAATGCAGTTCTCGCGTCCAGAATACGTGCCGGGGAGTGTTCTAAATATAAATCAATCAATTCATTCAGGAGAGAAGGTTTTCCCGCCGGTTGCATCGAGCGGAACATGGCGACGGTGTTTTGGTCAATCATATGTTGCGGTAATTTCTGTGTTGGTGGTTTCGGGATACTTTTTTTCTCTACAAGAACATTTCCCCATTTTTGTAACGATTGTTGCATCGCATCAAGCCGGACAGGTTTGGTGAGAAAATCATCCATACCGGCGGCAAGACATTTTTCACGGTCACTGACGGTTGCATACGCTGTCACTGCAATGATTTTCGGTCGTTTTTCTTTCGGTAGGAGAGCGTGAATAGCACGCGTTGTTTCAAACCCATTCATCTCCGGCATTTCAACATCCATAAAAATCAGGTCGTACGATTTATCCTTCATCCGAGTCAGAACTTCTTTGCCGGTTGAAGCAATGTCGGCAGTGAAACCAAGCGTTCCGAGTAAATGTTGAGTCACTTTTTGATTGACGGGACTATCTTCCGCGACAAGAATGTTCAGCGAATACGTTTTCCCGATTTGCGGAACCGATACAGTTTGTTCTCTCTTCAACGATACAGATTCTTTTCCGGTGAGAACAGTGTAGAGAGTTTCAAAGAGATTCGATTGTTTCACCGGTTTCGAAAGAATACCGGAGAGTGTTTCGGAAGAAGAGAGTAATTTTTCTCTCTCCTGTACATTCGCACCTATTGCAATAATCGGAAGGGTGATTTTCTCGTACGTTTTCCTGATTTCGTCAATCAATGGGATTCCTGCATCGGTTCGAATATTTGTGTTGACGAGAGCAACTGCAATTTTCATGTGGCGATTCAGGATTTCCAGCGCTTCGATCGCTGTTTCAACCGTTTTGGGAATCAATCCCCATTGTTTGCATAATTGGTCGAGCATCAAACGACTTGTCGTTGTTTCATCGACCAGAAGAATTTTTTTATGCAGAAACTCCGGGAGATTTCGTTTCATATACGGTTTCATTTGAACAGAATCCTTCGGAACTTCCTTGACAGAAATGGTAAACGTGAAGGTTGAACCTTTTCCCACGGTGCTTTGTACGGAAGTTGTTCCTCCCATGACCTGAGTAAGCCGTGAACAGATTGCCAAACCAAGTCCGGTTCCGCTGTAGCGACGCGTTGCAGAAGAATCTACTTGCGTAAACGGTTGGAAGAGTAACGGTATTTTTTCTTCCGGGATTCCAATACCGGTATCGTTGATATCAAATTGAATTTGTGTGTGTGAATCCGAGTAGGATTTGACTTTGATTAATACTGTAATCTCACCTTCGTTTGTGAACTTGATGGCGTTATTGACAAGGTTGATAAGAATCTGACGAAGCCGATGCCTGTCGGAAAAAATAAATTGGGGAACATTGTTTTGTGCAAGATACGAAAGTTCAATATCCTTCTCGCTTGCTTTCGTCGAGAGTAAATCAAACACTTCCTCGATGCATGCTTTCAACTCGAACGGTTCTTCGAGTAAATCAATCTTGCCCGATTCAATTTTTGAAAAATCTAAAATATCATTGATGACCGTAAGGAGCGCATCGCCGCTGACGCGAATCGTGTCAACATATTCTCGTTGTTGTTCATTGAGAGCGCTTTGCATCAGCAAGTCCGTCATTCCAATAACGCCATTCATCGGTGTCCGGATTTCGTGGCTCATCGTAGCGAGAAATTCCGATTTCGCGCGCGTGGCAGATTCGGCATGTTCTTTCGCTTTCACCAACTCAATTTCAATCTTTTTCCTGAATGAAATTTGAGTTTCCAATTCATCGTTTGTTGTTTCCAGTTCGACGGTTCTCTGGCGGACGCGTTGCTCCAAATTTTCATTGATGCGTTTGATTTCTTCTTCCGCCTTTTTTCTGACAAGGACTTCGGCTTCTAAGGCTGTGTTCGTGGATTCCAATTCTTTTGTTTTTTTGAGAATCGAATCACGCTGATTGCTTAATTCAGCAGACATCGTGTTGAACGCCGATGAAAGTTCGCCTATTTCGTCTCTCGACGAAATTGCTAATTCTTTTCC
The genomic region above belongs to Ignavibacteriota bacterium and contains:
- a CDS encoding DUF3078 domain-containing protein, which produces MKVISLFFFLFLTTIVVAQTDSVQTTKWKHSLVSGLNLTQVALTDWAQGGENALAWTIVIDGKSSREGDEIVWANTYKLAFGQTRLGSQGIRKTEDKIDFESIVTYKLGTFINPYGATTVKSQFAPGYIYDNMGSDSLVSQFFDPGYLTQSFGVGYQPITELKTRFGVALREIITSNYNQYSDDPTTTTEIEKTRIEGGLELVTDISWQLEENLLFTSKIEFFSPLKSFDETVLRADNSITAKVSKYISANLNLQLLNDKKVSPRTQFKETIALGLSYTFF
- a CDS encoding choice-of-anchor D domain-containing protein gives rise to the protein MQRKILFNLIATLFLVFTFVHAQAWKEKPGTNERNLYSLQQAFNQYWEGKDTKAKGKGWKQFKRWEWFWQQRVDENGDLPASDILYQRMKEYSAQYSSQDVNAAGWTLIGPSVVPSSGGGAGRVNCVAVNPSNTNMIFAGSASGGLWKSTNGGTTWTSNTDALASLGVTAIVFDPNDSNIMYMATGDADAGDTYSIGVLKSVDGGTTWSTTGLNYSTSSTATIRALVAHPTNSNILLATTNSGIYRTTNAGTNWSLVSSGTSRDLEVNKTDPTVWYATKNNSGVYKSIDGGATFSLLSGVGLPASPPGRIGIAVAASSPSTVYALYVNATDGFYGLYKTTNAGASWSLQSNTPNILSWDGTGSDGQGWYDLVLDVDPTNAAVVYVGGVNMYKSTTSGTSWTKITHWYSGAGYPYIHADQHGMTFHPTNNATLFVGNDGGVFKSTNSGSSWSDISSGLAITQFYRLGVSQTNVNRIFGGTQDNGTNRVLNGAWEQILGGDGMESLIDYSDENIGYAELYYGDIYRTTNGGNSFSYISGGLGESGGWVTPYIINPINPKSIYVGTTKVYKSTNRGTNWAAISGALSGGTLASIAIAKSDTNTIYAGDYSWIYRTTNGGSSWTNITSGLPSASKTYIAVHPNNKDIAFVTISGYGSSKVYKTTNGGSSWTSISSGLPSIPTNCIVIHPTSTDNMFVGTDVGVYSTTNGGTSWSPFSLGLPNVVVNELEFHTASNKLRAATYGRGFWETSMGSGTGSIYGTAFFDANNNGTNDAGDVALSNWTINLTGDSTATATTDASGNYVFANIKDGQFTVTVEQQPGWTLKTPVSGNYQLTITDGTTHGGKNFVNYIPGIYENFDGALFPPSGWTARTVLGDSGWRKTSVTPRSGSVAAFNRYQTAGLTGRKMLISKKFSLGYVGTKEVRFYVRREFIQDRQPDTLYIKLSQTDSISTSFTNTLYACYSGDTTLGDPNVYSTTYKQFVVSLNDYTGPSFLAFEHQDNNGQSLYLDDIMINVGSVDPVFSATPDSLAFGLVNVNTTKRDSITVTNLGSSTMSITSVSSSNNQFLVTPLNGSIASLSSKKFYITFYPTTGGAKTGNIIFTSNSISVKDTIRVDGTGALPQFSIDSSTSSFGNVTVGHTAYDTLTVTNTGTATLNITNVSTSNVRFLISPTTATLAPSASQLFIVAFTPTSTGAQSSSIYFASNSPGSQHLVTASGTGVSPGFNASPSSLSFSKLLVSESAIDSVTVSNFGDAELSISSVISNDGQFTVEPASGVIASSGSLVFTITFTPTSIGLTNTALIFTHDAITSPDTVFLSGRGADTVKFRTFSVDTALAAKANKIKVLAGKPAVLPNVANWRDSVVYRYDKRKGVYLGLPQTGSAAMRYGWMRFGRGTDVGKFYKTIHTNIAYNAPFDTVRKEGSSKKKRFIRELRPTSEAYTNPLAQAFAVFKLNLYSSKLGITPKGLDSLVYVSEGSEWDGMTLTQIANRVDSVLTKYLEVPLPGGTYATAGIAELEELRSLLNEVNDAFYSPIAFINGDSVVTGQGLRFAGMIGLETIPFLDKSYAASMEALNSFTEMSFEPTSFELYQNYPNPFNPTTNFGFRISDFGLVTLKVFNLLGQEVATLLSQAAMDAGEYEIEFDASSLSSGVYFYQLRAESMERTETFFETKKLLLLR
- a CDS encoding MscL family protein yields the protein MHMLKEFIDFLKQYGVVGLAIAVIIGGKLNSLITSTVDGLLMPFVTFFIPGGAWRTATLDIGPFHFLLGPFFGALIDFVIVAFMVFYFAKKVLREEKVGKK
- a CDS encoding OmpA family protein codes for the protein MTKYFTLLSVFFLLTTIPLIAQIEKSGLSAGLDYGGIYGSTEFEEELRFQGRTFLRYGLSPQFHLELGGGMGRISGSEFSTFLMPIDARLLVHPLDFERWYPYAYAGYGTTRYVVDEVPNNADKNRKTDGWAGNLPFGVGLVYYITDNVAFDANVGYNLTSTDNFDVTETDSKNDNYLGFLLGLMTTIESGSADADGDGLTNDQEKELGTDKRNPDTDGDGLKDGEEVNNYQTDPKKADTDNDILSDADEAKKYSTNPNKADSDEDGLNDADEISKHNTEPTKADTDGDGLNDGDELNKHKTNPKKADSDADGLSDNDELSKHNTNPLVADSDNGTVNDGTEVGRGTNPLEAKDDIPKETIKIEKGQNLVLEGIIFQTASADISPESEKALEKAYNTFMENPELEVEIQGHTDNVGSRTKNMKLSEERAESVKAYLVNKGISANRITTKGFGSKNPIADNKTDEGRQKNRRIEFFRTK
- a CDS encoding response regulator; the protein is MPISSYAVLIVEDEPTFRRFLEFQLRNSERFHFEIMFAASAEAGLALLEEHTFDFILLDYFLPGMNGEMFLKQLDRKKITSGIICISENKEYKIAVDLLKAGADDYISKSDLLSPYMLEKTIVSVSQKKEFRLKNSELEISAQRLDAIQTIIHTIDHELNNPLAIIKLCSDIINSSHPLRTDDYKDLTQRILTSMERVTQVIHKLNRFDAEAVNNNIMGPKIYALPEVA